The DNA segment CGCCCGCGCCTGCGCTCGGTACCCGCGCCTCCGTCCCCCTCGGCGCCCGCGTCCGCGCTCGGTGCCCGCGCCTCCGCACCCCTCCCGCCTCCGCCCCCCCCCGCGCCATGCGTGTGACGCAGGCAACATTCACCTCGTCTTGACGCGCCACCCGTGTAATCGATTTCGTAGCCCCCACGCAGTGCTCAGGAAATCGATTACACGTCGATCATGCGCACCCGCTCCCCGCACGGTGGGCGGGTGCCCGGACAGGATGGCAACGGCGCCATGGCGAACATCAAGGATGTGGCAGAGCGGGCAGGGGTCTCCGTCGCCACGGTCTCCCGGGTCCTCAACGGGCACAGCCCGGTCGCGGAGACCCGTGAGCGGGTGCTCGCCGCCGTACAGGAGCTGGGCTACCGCCCCAACAGCGTCGCCCGCGCGCTGCGCACCGCACGGACCGGCGCGCTCGGCCTGATCATCAGCGACCTCACCAACCCCTTCTTCACCGAGCTGGCCGACGCCGTCGAGGACGCGGCCCGCAGCCTCGGCTACAGCCTGGTCATCGGCAACGCCGGCGAGCGCCCCGCCCAGCAGGACGACTACATCCGCACCCTGCTCGACCGCCGGATAGACGGCCTGCTGGTCAGCTCGGCCGGCACCGGCTCGGCGATGCTCCGCGAGGTCGTCGCCTCGGGCACCCCGCTGGTCCTGCTGGACCGCGCCGTGCCCGGCATCGACGCCCCCTGCGTACGCGCCGACGGCCGCGCCGCGCTCACCGAACTCGCCGCCCACCTCGCCGCCCTCGGCCGCCGCCGCCCGGCGATCATCGTCGCCCCGGCCGGCACCCCCACCGGCGACGAACGCCTCGCCCTCTTCCGTACGGCGCTGGCCGGATACGGCCTCACCCTGCCCGACGAGCGGGTCGGCGCCACCCCCGATCTCCAGCACACCGGTGGCCGGCAGGTGATGAGCGCCTTCCTCGACCTCGCCGAGCCGCCGGACGCGGTGCTGGCCACCGACAACCTGATGGCGCTGGGCGCGATGGACGAACTCCGCGCCCGCGGCCTGCGGGTCCCCGACGACGTGGCGCTGGTGGTCTACGACGACGTGCCGTGGTTCGCCCACACCGATCCGCCGCTGACCGCCATCGCCCAGCCCACCCGCGAACTGGGCCGGGCCGCCGTCCACGCCCTGCTGGCGCGCATCGAGCGGCGGCCCGTCGAGTCGGTGCTGCTGCCGGCCCGGCTGGTCGCCCGCCGCTCCTGCGGCGAGGCGCCCACCCCCTGAACAGGCCCGCCCGGCGCCCGGGACCGGCACTCCGGTCCCGGCTCCCCCGGCCGGGCGGGCCACCCGAGCCGGCCTGCACAGGTCACCCGAGCACGTCACCACCCAGAACCACCCGAGGAAGAGAGGGGCAGCGCATGACCGGCGTCAACGACGACGAACCGGGCGGCCGCGAACTGCTGCGCGTGGAGGGGGTGACGAAGTCGTTCCCGGGCGTCCGCGCGCTGGACGGCGTGGACCTGACCCTGCGCACCGGTGAGGTGCACGTCCTGCTCGGCGAGAACGGCGCGGGCAAGAGCACCCTCATCAAGATGCTCTCCGGCGCCCACCGCCCCGACGAGGGCCGCATCCTCGTGGACGGCGAGGAGGTCACCATCCGTTCGGCGCAGGACGCCGAACGGCACGGCATCGCCACCATCTACCAGGAGTTCAACCTCGTCCCCGGGCTGACCGTCGCCGAGAACATCTTCCTGGGCCGCCAGCCGCGCACCGCGCTCGGCCTGGTCGACCGCAAGACGATGCGGGCACGGGCCGCCGAGCTGCTGCGACGGGTACGGCTCGACGTCTCCCCGAACACCCCGGTCGCCGAACTGGGCATCGCCCGCCTCCAGATGGTCGAGATCGCCAAGGCGCTCAGCCTGGAGGCCCGCGTCCTGATCATGGACGAGCCGACCGCGGTCCTCACCTCCGAGGAGGTCGAGACCCTCTTCGGGATCGTCCGCGAGCTGCGCGAGACCGGAGTCGGCATCATCTTCATCACCCACCACCTGGAGGAGATCGGCGCCCTCGGCGACCGGGTCACCGTCCTGCGCGACGGCCGCTCCGTCGAGGAGGTGCCGGCCTCGACGGACGAGGACGAGCTGATCCGCCTCATGGTGGGCCGGGACATCGCCGAGCAGTATCCGCGGCAGCGCCCCGAGGCACCGGGCGCGCCCCTGCTGCGCGTCCGCGGCCTGACCCGCAACGGCGCGGTGGCCGGTCCGGTCTTCGAGGGCATCGACTTCGAGGTGCGGGCCGGTGAGGTCGTGGGCCTGGCCGGGCTGGTCGGCGCGGGCCGCACCGAGGTGGTCCGGGCGGTCTTCGGCGTGGACCGCTACGACGCCGGGACGGTCGAGATCGACGGCAAGGAGCTGGCCCGCGGCGACGTCCGCGCCGCCATGCGCGCCGGGCTCGGCCTCGTACCGGAGGACCGCAAGGGCCAGGGCCTGGTCCTGGACGCCTCCCTCCAGGACAACCTGACCCTCGCCCGCCTCGACCGCGACACCCGCGGCGGGCTGGTGGACCGGGGCGCGCAGCGGCGCGAAGCGGCCGCCGTCGCCGAGCAGTTGAAGGTCCGGATGAGCGGGCTCGGGCAGCACGCCCGCACCCTCTCCGGCGGCAACCAGCAGAAGATCGTCATCGGCAAGTGGCTGCTGGCGGACACCAGGCTGCTGATCCTCGACGAGCCGACGCGCGGGATCGACGTCGGGGCCAAGGTCGAGATCTACCAGCTCATCAACGAACTGACCGCGTCCGGCCGCGCGGTGCTGATGATCTCCAGCGATCTGCCCGAGGTGCTCGGCATGAGCGACCGGGTGCTGGTGATGTCGCAGGGCCGGCTGGCCGGAGAGCTGTCGGCCGACGAGGCCACCCAGGACGCCGTGATGGAGCTGGCGCTCCAGTCCCCGCACGGCACGAGCACGAAGCACAACGACGAGAGCGCGATGGAGGGCTCCGATGTCCACTGAGGTGAAGACGGGAGCCGCCGCCGAGGCGGTGGGGCGGGCACCGGACCGCGACGGCGCGGGAGCGTGGTTCTCCCGGGCGGTCCTCAGGAACGGCCCGCTCGGCGGACTGATCGCCCTGGTCGTGGTGATGGCGGTGCTGTCCAGGGACTTCCTCAACGGCCAGAACCTCCTCAACGTCGGCGTCCAGGCGTCGGTCACCGCGATCCTCGCCTTCGGCGTCACCTTCGTGATCGTCTCGGCCGGGATCGACCTGTCCGTCGGCTCGGTCGCGGGGCTCGCCGCCACGGTCGTCGCCTGGGCGGCCACCAACGAGGGCCTGCCCGTCTGGATGGCGGTCCTGCTCGGCCTGGCGGTCGGCGCGGGCGCCGGTCTGGTCTCCGGCGCGCTGGTCGCCTACGGCAGACTGCCCGCCTTCATCGCCACGCTGGCGATGCTCTCGGTCGGCCGCGGTCTGGCCCTGGTCATCTCCGGCGGCTCGCCGATCGCCTTCCCCTCGTCGGTCGGCGCGCTCGGCGACACCCTCGGCGGCTGGCTGCCGGTGCCGGTCCTCGTCATGATCGCCATGGGGCTGATCGCCGCGCTCGTCCTGGCCCGCACCTACTCCGGCCGGGCGATGTTCGCGATCGGCGGCAACGAGGAGGCGGCCCGCCTCTCCGGCATCCACGTCAAGCGCCGCAAGCTCGTCATCTACGCGCTGTCCGGGCTGTTCGCCGCGGTCGCCGGCATCGTGCTCGCCGCCCGGCTCACCTCCGCCCAGCCGCAGGCCGCCACCGGCTACGAGCTGGACGCCATCGCCGCCGTCGTCATCGGCGGGGCCAGCCTCTCCGGCGGCTCCGGCAAGGCGTCCGGCACCCTCATCGGCGCGCTGATCCTCGCCGTCCTGCGCAACGGCCTCAACCTGCTGAGCGTGTCGGCGTTCTGGCAGCAGGTGGCCACCGGACTGGTCATCGCGCTCGCCGTGCTGCTGGACACGCTGCGCCGCCGGAGCGCGCGATGAGCGCCCGCCGGACCGAGCAGCGGAGCGCCCGGACGACCGCGCGCGGGGCCGCCCGGCTGCGGACGCCGCTGGTGGCAGGGCTGGCCGCGACCGTCGCCCTCGGGCTGGCCGGCTGCGACCGCGGGGGCGACACGGACCTGGGCCTGGCGCTGTCGACGATGAACAACCCGTTCTTCGTCGGCATCAAGAAGGGCGCCCAGGCCGAGGCGGACGCCCGCCACCTGCACCTCAACATCACCGACGCCCAGAACGACCCGACCCAGCAGATCAACCAGATGGAGACGTTCACCAGCCAGAACGTCAAGGCCGCCATCATCAACCCGGTCGACTCCGACGCCGCCGTCCCGGCCGTCGGCGTCGCCAACCGGGCGAAGGTGCCGGTGATCTCCATCGACCGCGGTGTCAACGGCGGCAAGGTCGGCTCGACCATCGCCTCCGACAACGTCGCGGGCGGCCGGCTCGCCGCGAAGACGCTGGCCGATTCGCTCGGCGGCAAGGGCAAGGTGGCCTTCCTGGAGGGCCAGGCCGGCACCTCCGCGGCCCGCGAGCGCGGCAAGGGCTTCGAGGAGGGCATCAAGAAGTACCCCGGCATCCAGGTCGTCGCCCGGCAGCCCGCGGACTTCGACCGCACCAAGGGCATGGACGTGATGTCCAACATGCTGCAGGCGCACCACGACATCGGCGGGGTGTTCGCCGCCAACGACGAGATGGCGCTGGGCGCGTCCAAGGCGCTGGGCGGCCGCTCCGGCAAGGACGTGAAGGTGGTGGCGTTCGACGGCACCCCGGACGGCGTCAGCGCGGTCCGCAACGGCACACTGACCGCGACCGTCGCCCAGCAGCCGGAGCTCCTCGGCAAGCAGGCCGTGGAGTGGGCGCTGAAGGCGTCCCGCGGTGAGAAGCTGCCGCAGTCGGTCAGGGTGCCGGTGGTGCTGGTGACGGCGAAGAACGCCGCGAAGTTCGACGGCTGAGAGTGCGGCCCGGCGGTGCGCCGGGCCACGACGGAGGAGAGAAGTGGAAGAGCGGCGGATGTACGACGTCCTGGTGGTCGGGTCGGCCAACGCGGATCTGACGGTGCGGGTCGCCCGGCGGCCCGGCGCGGGCGAGACCGTGACCGGCACCGACCTGGTCGAGTCGGCCGGCGGCAAGGGCGCGAACCAGGCGGCAGCGGCGGCCCGGATCGGCGGGCGCACCGCGCTGCTGGCGCGGGTCGGCGGCGACGCGTACGGCGAACTGCTGCTCGGCGCCCAGCGCGACGCGGGCACCGACGTCACCCCGGTGATCGTGGACGACACGGCCCGCACCGGCACCGCGATGATCATCGTCGACCCGGACGGCGACAACAGCATCGTGGTCTCGCCCGGCGCCAACGCCGCCCTCACCCCGCAGGACGTGACGGCGGCGCAGGACACCATCGCCGCCGCCTCGGTGGTCTCCCTCCAGCTGGAGATCCCCATGGAGTCCGTACGGGCCGCCGCCACGGCCGCCGGGCAGGCCGGCACCCGCGTCGTCCTCAACCCCTCCCCGGCACCCGAGGCGGCCGCGCTGGCGCCCGGACTCCTCACGGCGGCCGACCCGTTGGTGGTCAACGAGCACGAGGCACGGCAGCTCTCCGGGCTCGCCGACGGCACACCCGCCGCCTGGGCGCGGGCGCTGCGCGACCGGGGCGCCCGCTCCGTCGTGGTCACCCTCGGCGGCGACGGCGCGCTGGTCCTGGACGACGGCGGTGCCGTCGAGGTCCCGGGCGTACGCGTCAAGGCCGTGGACACCACCGGCGCCGGCGACGCCTTCACGGGCGCCCTCGCCACCCGCCTGGCCCGCGGCGACTCGCTGCCCGAGGCGGCGCGCTTCGCCGTACGGGTGGGCGCCGCGGCCGTCACCAAGCCGGGGGCCCAGCCGTCCTACCCGACCCGGGCCGAGCTGGAGGTCCTGGCGCCCGAGCTGCCGCGGGACTGAGGCGCGCTCGGCTGCCGGCCCGCCACGGGCGGGCGGCGGCCGACCGGTCCCGGCGCGGCGGCGTGCCGGGACCGGCGTGACGATCCGTGCTTACTGCCGGTTTATGGGTCCTTTGGGCAGGATGGGTGCTGTGGGGCAACTGTCGTGTGCCTTACGGGATCTGAGGAAGGACCAGCAGTGCACCCACCCGCCGTCCCGGTATCCGTCGCCGTGCCCGCTTCACCGGGACCCCGGGGCTGACCGCCGTGGCCCCCTCGTCGCCGCCCTCCGCACCGCCCTCCGCGCCCGCGGCCGCACCGCCGCGGCCCGCCGAGGGCCTTCCGCCGCACCCCCGCCCGGCGCCGTGGCTGCGGCCGACGATCCGGATACGGCTGACGCTGCTGTACGGCGGCATGTTCCTGATGGCCGGCGTCGTGCTGCTGGCGCTCATCTACCTGCTGGCGGCCAGGACCCTCAAGGACGGCACCCCGGAGTTCCGGGTGTTCGGCAGCAACGTCCGGCTGAGCAACCTCCGTTGTCCCGG comes from the Streptomyces angustmyceticus genome and includes:
- a CDS encoding sugar ABC transporter ATP-binding protein encodes the protein MTGVNDDEPGGRELLRVEGVTKSFPGVRALDGVDLTLRTGEVHVLLGENGAGKSTLIKMLSGAHRPDEGRILVDGEEVTIRSAQDAERHGIATIYQEFNLVPGLTVAENIFLGRQPRTALGLVDRKTMRARAAELLRRVRLDVSPNTPVAELGIARLQMVEIAKALSLEARVLIMDEPTAVLTSEEVETLFGIVRELRETGVGIIFITHHLEEIGALGDRVTVLRDGRSVEEVPASTDEDELIRLMVGRDIAEQYPRQRPEAPGAPLLRVRGLTRNGAVAGPVFEGIDFEVRAGEVVGLAGLVGAGRTEVVRAVFGVDRYDAGTVEIDGKELARGDVRAAMRAGLGLVPEDRKGQGLVLDASLQDNLTLARLDRDTRGGLVDRGAQRREAAAVAEQLKVRMSGLGQHARTLSGGNQQKIVIGKWLLADTRLLILDEPTRGIDVGAKVEIYQLINELTASGRAVLMISSDLPEVLGMSDRVLVMSQGRLAGELSADEATQDAVMELALQSPHGTSTKHNDESAMEGSDVH
- a CDS encoding LacI family DNA-binding transcriptional regulator, which gives rise to MANIKDVAERAGVSVATVSRVLNGHSPVAETRERVLAAVQELGYRPNSVARALRTARTGALGLIISDLTNPFFTELADAVEDAARSLGYSLVIGNAGERPAQQDDYIRTLLDRRIDGLLVSSAGTGSAMLREVVASGTPLVLLDRAVPGIDAPCVRADGRAALTELAAHLAALGRRRPAIIVAPAGTPTGDERLALFRTALAGYGLTLPDERVGATPDLQHTGGRQVMSAFLDLAEPPDAVLATDNLMALGAMDELRARGLRVPDDVALVVYDDVPWFAHTDPPLTAIAQPTRELGRAAVHALLARIERRPVESVLLPARLVARRSCGEAPTP
- a CDS encoding ribokinase — encoded protein: MYDVLVVGSANADLTVRVARRPGAGETVTGTDLVESAGGKGANQAAAAARIGGRTALLARVGGDAYGELLLGAQRDAGTDVTPVIVDDTARTGTAMIIVDPDGDNSIVVSPGANAALTPQDVTAAQDTIAAASVVSLQLEIPMESVRAAATAAGQAGTRVVLNPSPAPEAAALAPGLLTAADPLVVNEHEARQLSGLADGTPAAWARALRDRGARSVVVTLGGDGALVLDDGGAVEVPGVRVKAVDTTGAGDAFTGALATRLARGDSLPEAARFAVRVGAAAVTKPGAQPSYPTRAELEVLAPELPRD